A genomic window from Candidatus Pelagisphaera phototrophica includes:
- a CDS encoding PSD1 and planctomycete cytochrome C domain-containing protein, translated as MKSKLAGLILMLVLVSGAIVLLQREDSPGTVEFAQGEVQFNRDIRPLFSETCFNCHGPDEHSREAELRFDLPESAFSERDGGVFALVAGSPEKSEAWKRIVSDDPDLIMPPPDSHFNLSETQKGTIKRWIESGAKYQDHWAFETPRKAAPPVADRAGWDRFAIDRFVLARLKSEGLSPSEPADKRTLIRRLSYDLTGLPPSLEELYQFLDDDRPDAYELLVDRLLDSPHYGERMALAWLDQARYADTNGYSRDGARTMWVWRDWVIQAYNEDKPYDVFLREQLAGDLLPDATQGQIVATGFNRNHMITAEGGTIKLENLTNYAVDRVKTTSEAFLGLTMACAQCHDHKYDPISQEDFYRMFAYFNTLSDKGIDGAGGKNAEPIIHAKSPLHHKNVDTVRDTIEFLKLERQKRASRLRSDWESRERESLEQLGQDLAFHEFKPLMVNNPNIPPSMVEFQEEVAVFLKQQSIAPGGTFYSFACSLKEDPDSLITGLRIEFLPHPEVNEGSLGYGKEDELGAFGVSAVSVSAGKVPVADFDLNSEVALKDATASYSHEDYPARAILDPRWPTAWSPLGQVRKSQHLTLTFEKPVDPREAPYFSIMVNFQQIANAGYFKMMAMTGKDDGTNIPSPIQRILNKPTKERTQSEIVEIANYHELHDPELESLNTDIATYRRRLGEMTEAYPVQVMDTAKNPRKTYILNRGSYDQPGREVEPGVPAFLPPLPEAAPGDRRALADWFTDPSHPLTSRVAANRIWQLFFGNGFVSTSADFGAQGEWPSHPELLDYLAVDFIENGWSVKALVKQIVMSQTYRQRSEVTEEQRSIDPENRLLSRGPRFRLHGEFIRDTALKASGLLNDWIGGSSVKPYQPRGIWREISHYGSVKDLTQVFVQDQGRNLYRRSLYTLWKRTSPSPSMMAFDAPNRELCVMQRETTNTPLQALTLLNDPQFVEAGRVFAERILQELVDAADRDRVSLAFETVTSRLPRNDELEELVKALEEQRVYFERNEEAALAVLGVGEAMRNGRIDVADHAAFSVIANLIFNLSEAVTKG; from the coding sequence ATGAAAAGTAAGCTAGCTGGATTGATTCTAATGCTCGTCCTGGTTTCAGGCGCGATCGTCTTGCTTCAACGTGAGGATAGTCCCGGGACGGTGGAATTTGCTCAGGGAGAGGTTCAATTCAATCGCGATATCCGCCCCCTGTTTTCGGAGACTTGTTTCAATTGCCATGGGCCCGATGAGCACTCTCGCGAAGCGGAGCTGCGGTTTGATTTGCCTGAAAGCGCTTTCTCTGAGCGCGATGGGGGAGTGTTTGCCTTAGTTGCGGGTTCTCCTGAGAAAAGCGAAGCGTGGAAGCGGATTGTGAGCGACGACCCCGATCTTATCATGCCGCCCCCGGATTCCCATTTCAATCTGAGCGAAACCCAAAAAGGAACGATCAAAAGATGGATTGAGTCTGGCGCTAAGTACCAGGACCATTGGGCGTTTGAGACCCCTCGAAAGGCGGCGCCTCCGGTCGCAGATAGAGCTGGTTGGGATCGATTCGCGATCGACCGATTTGTCCTGGCTCGACTGAAATCGGAAGGGCTCTCTCCGAGCGAGCCAGCGGACAAGCGGACGCTGATTCGCCGTTTGTCCTATGATTTGACGGGCTTGCCGCCAAGCCTGGAAGAGTTGTATCAGTTTCTGGATGATGACCGTCCAGATGCGTATGAGCTTCTGGTAGATCGGCTTCTCGATTCGCCTCACTATGGCGAGCGGATGGCACTCGCCTGGCTGGATCAGGCCCGATATGCGGATACGAATGGCTATTCCCGGGATGGCGCACGCACAATGTGGGTTTGGCGGGACTGGGTGATTCAGGCCTATAATGAGGATAAGCCCTATGACGTCTTTTTGCGGGAACAGCTAGCGGGAGACTTGCTTCCGGATGCGACTCAAGGACAGATCGTGGCTACTGGGTTCAATCGCAATCATATGATCACCGCGGAGGGTGGCACTATAAAGCTGGAGAATTTGACCAACTATGCGGTGGACCGAGTGAAGACGACTTCGGAAGCGTTCCTTGGGCTGACGATGGCCTGCGCGCAGTGCCACGATCACAAGTACGATCCGATCTCGCAGGAAGACTTTTACCGTATGTTCGCTTACTTCAATACTCTCAGCGATAAGGGGATTGATGGCGCGGGTGGCAAGAATGCGGAACCGATTATCCATGCGAAGTCTCCGTTACATCATAAAAATGTGGATACGGTACGGGATACGATTGAGTTCCTGAAATTGGAAAGGCAGAAGCGAGCGTCGAGATTGCGGAGCGACTGGGAATCTAGGGAGCGAGAGAGCTTGGAGCAACTCGGTCAGGATCTGGCATTCCATGAATTTAAGCCTTTAATGGTCAATAATCCGAATATCCCCCCTTCTATGGTGGAGTTTCAAGAAGAAGTGGCCGTGTTTCTGAAGCAGCAATCGATCGCGCCGGGAGGCACTTTTTATTCATTTGCCTGTTCGCTAAAAGAAGATCCGGATTCTCTGATAACGGGTCTTCGCATCGAATTCTTGCCGCATCCCGAGGTAAACGAAGGATCCTTGGGTTATGGCAAGGAAGACGAATTGGGAGCGTTTGGAGTTTCTGCCGTTTCCGTCTCGGCAGGGAAGGTGCCCGTTGCGGACTTCGACCTGAATAGCGAGGTTGCTCTCAAGGATGCGACCGCGAGCTACTCCCATGAAGACTATCCGGCCCGGGCAATACTGGACCCCCGATGGCCCACGGCGTGGTCGCCCCTAGGACAGGTCAGAAAGTCGCAGCATTTAACCCTCACGTTTGAAAAGCCGGTAGACCCAAGAGAGGCTCCCTATTTCTCCATTATGGTAAACTTTCAGCAGATCGCCAATGCGGGGTATTTTAAAATGATGGCGATGACGGGCAAGGACGATGGAACGAATATCCCTTCCCCGATTCAGCGTATATTGAACAAACCTACCAAGGAGCGAACCCAAAGTGAGATCGTGGAGATCGCAAATTATCACGAACTACATGATCCTGAGCTAGAGAGTTTGAATACCGATATTGCCACCTATCGTAGACGTCTCGGTGAGATGACCGAGGCGTATCCTGTCCAAGTAATGGATACGGCTAAGAATCCCAGAAAGACGTATATTTTAAATCGTGGTAGTTATGATCAGCCGGGTCGAGAAGTCGAGCCGGGCGTACCTGCTTTTCTTCCTCCTTTACCTGAAGCCGCCCCCGGCGATCGTCGCGCGCTCGCCGATTGGTTCACCGACCCCAGTCATCCCCTGACGAGTCGAGTAGCAGCAAATCGGATTTGGCAACTCTTTTTCGGCAATGGGTTCGTGTCCACCTCTGCTGACTTTGGGGCCCAGGGAGAATGGCCGAGCCATCCAGAGTTGCTCGATTACCTTGCAGTTGACTTCATTGAAAACGGCTGGAGTGTAAAGGCCCTCGTTAAGCAGATTGTTATGTCGCAAACGTATCGACAGCGATCAGAAGTTACCGAGGAGCAAAGATCCATTGATCCTGAGAATCGCTTGTTGTCGAGAGGGCCCCGTTTTCGACTGCATGGTGAATTTATTCGCGACACCGCCCTAAAGGCTAGCGGGCTTCTCAATGATTGGATTGGAGGGTCTAGCGTTAAACCGTACCAACCTAGAGGGATATGGCGCGAAATCAGCCACTACGGTTCTGTCAAAGATTTAACTCAGGTATTTGTCCAAGATCAGGGTCGTAATTTGTACCGAAGAAGTCTCTACACCTTGTGGAAACGAACCAGTCCTTCGCCATCAATGATGGCGTTTGATGCCCCGAATCGGGAGCTTTGCGTCATGCAACGTGAGACGACAAATACCCCTCTGCAAGCGCTGACTCTGTTAAACGACCCGCAATTTGTGGAAGCGGGGCGCGTATTCGCAGAGCGGATATTGCAAGAGCTGGTTGACGCTGCGGATAGGGATCGCGTTTCCTTGGCCT
- a CDS encoding sialate O-acetylesterase gives MNRQLICCVLCLTSILGVVSLSAKVSTPSIFGDHMVLQRNHDNPVWGWADAGEKVTISIGGQAHTTKADRDGNWKVTLKPIPAGGPHRLTIKGKNTITFDDVLVGEVWICSGQSNMAWQVQNSYDGDLVALTANHPEIRLISVPQVGTQEPQKDFDGEWAHAAPDTVKDFSAVGYRFGLQLHQALGVPVGLIDNAWGGSAAEAWIRRDVLSKDKRYSELLDRWKETEATYDHAKAVADYEAKITKWEKGGSQGTRPRVPRNPLEGQHRPANIYNGVLKPTIGYGIKGAIWYQGEANAGRAYQYRHLFPLMIQHWRDEWGQGDFPFYYVQLADFRDRVSEPQEADWPELREAQTMTMDKLRNTGQAVIIDVGEGRDIHPRDKHTVANRLARWALARDYGTDVAHQSPRYRSMKVNGSKISVDLDHVGARGLYTFDTREPVGFSIAGKDQKFFWASARIVDKDTIEVWSDSVENPVAVRYAWANNPDCNVFSREGLPATPFRTDDWPGVTANVQK, from the coding sequence ATGAACCGCCAACTCATTTGCTGCGTACTTTGCCTCACTTCGATACTTGGAGTCGTTTCTTTGAGTGCCAAGGTCTCAACCCCGTCAATTTTCGGCGATCATATGGTTCTCCAGCGCAACCACGACAATCCGGTTTGGGGCTGGGCAGACGCGGGCGAGAAGGTAACCATCTCGATCGGCGGCCAAGCACACACGACTAAAGCGGATCGAGATGGCAACTGGAAAGTGACCCTAAAGCCAATTCCTGCCGGCGGGCCGCACCGCTTGACGATCAAGGGCAAAAACACGATCACTTTCGATGATGTACTGGTAGGGGAGGTCTGGATATGCTCAGGGCAGTCCAATATGGCTTGGCAGGTGCAGAATTCATATGACGGAGACTTAGTAGCCCTGACCGCAAACCACCCCGAGATTCGACTGATTTCCGTTCCGCAAGTGGGAACTCAAGAACCGCAGAAGGACTTCGATGGCGAGTGGGCCCACGCTGCTCCCGATACCGTGAAGGACTTTTCCGCTGTCGGCTATCGCTTCGGCCTACAACTGCATCAGGCATTGGGGGTCCCAGTTGGACTTATCGACAATGCTTGGGGAGGCTCCGCCGCCGAAGCCTGGATACGACGCGATGTCCTTAGCAAAGACAAACGCTACTCTGAATTGCTTGACAGGTGGAAGGAAACGGAAGCGACTTACGATCACGCAAAGGCGGTCGCGGACTACGAAGCGAAAATCACCAAGTGGGAGAAAGGGGGAAGCCAAGGCACTCGCCCCCGAGTCCCACGCAATCCCCTCGAAGGTCAGCATCGTCCCGCCAATATCTACAACGGCGTTTTGAAACCGACCATTGGATACGGAATCAAAGGGGCAATATGGTATCAGGGCGAAGCCAATGCGGGCCGGGCCTACCAGTATCGGCACCTTTTCCCGCTTATGATTCAACATTGGCGGGACGAATGGGGCCAAGGCGATTTCCCGTTCTACTACGTTCAACTCGCCGATTTTAGAGACAGGGTTTCGGAGCCTCAAGAGGCGGACTGGCCGGAACTGCGCGAAGCCCAAACCATGACGATGGACAAGCTCCGCAACACGGGCCAGGCCGTCATTATCGACGTCGGCGAAGGCCGCGACATTCACCCGCGCGACAAACACACCGTCGCCAATCGACTGGCCAGGTGGGCACTGGCCCGAGACTATGGAACAGACGTCGCCCACCAAAGCCCACGGTACAGATCGATGAAAGTTAACGGCTCGAAAATCTCAGTTGATCTTGACCATGTCGGTGCCCGCGGCCTTTACACTTTCGACACCCGTGAGCCGGTTGGCTTTTCCATCGCCGGAAAAGACCAGAAGTTTTTTTGGGCCTCCGCCCGTATTGTGGACAAGGATACGATAGAAGTTTGGAGCGATTCGGTGGAAAATCCAGTTGCGGTACGATATGCCTGGGCCAACAACCCCGATTGTAACGTGTTTAGTCGGGAAGGTCTCCCAGCAACCCCGTTCCGCACCGATGACTGGCCCGGTGTAACGGCTAACGTCCAGAAATAG